The genomic segment GGAGATGCCTTTTCTCAATATCGGATGATCATCCGCATTGAAAACGGTGATCTTCTTTTGACTCGTCATGCTATTAGGTGATCAGGTCTGTATAGGAATCCGAATATTCACTTTTGTTCCTTTCGGACTGTTTTTCTGAATGGTCAATGAACCACCAATGGCCAAGATACGCTCTGACATGGTCTTCAGACCCAAGCTCTTGGATACTCCCTTCTTCAAATCCACATCGAAGCCTACACCATTGTCCTGGATCTGAATGTCCACGCGATCGACTGCTCGTGTGATGCTCACCTTGGCCGCGCTGGCCCCTGCATGTTTGACCACATTGTTGAGAGCCTCTTGGATGGCCCGGAAGATGTGGATCTCTTCTTTATCGCTGAATAGTTCATCTATCGGGGTCAATTCTTTGCTGATGAAGAGTTCTGTAGAAGAGGAGACCTTATCGATCATTCCTTCAATAGCCGCGGTAAGCCCGAATTTCTGCAATTGGAAAGGGTGGAGGTCGCGTGAGATACTCCGTACTTCTTCCAAGGTCTCACTGATGAGTTTCTGATTCTCCTCGGTGCTATCCTTAGTGGTTTGGATCTGTTTCTTGATGAGAAGTAGCGATTGACCCACCCCGTCATGTAGATCCCGGGCGATGCGTTTGCGTTCTTCTTCCTGTGCAAAGATCAATGCCTCTGCAAAGGCGATCTTATCGTTCCGTTGCTTCCGGATACGGTGGAGTTGAAAGCCGAAAAAAGCCAAGAGGCCTAAGAATAGCCCACCCCCTAGCATGATGTTGCGCTGTTTTTCTACCTGGGCCTTTTCCGATTCCAATGCTAGGATATCGTTCTGCTGCTCGAGGATCTGCTTCTGTTTCTGTACGTTCTGGTAGCGGGATTCCACTTCAGCAATGGCCTTGTTACGTTCCACAGCTCCATTCTTGTCGGTATAGGCTTTGAAGGCCTCTAGGCTGGTCAAGGCATCTTCTATCCTCCCTATCTCCTTATAGGATAGGTGAAGTTCTTTATGGGCCTCGGCCATATCCCGCTCGAGTTCTTGCGACCGTGCGGCCTCGAGCGCTTGCTCTCCATATTCTATGGTTTTTCTATGGTCTCCCATAAGTCTGTAGATCCTCGCTTGTCGTGTCTTTTGTCTGATGTCCTGTAAAGTAGCCCCCACCTCATCGATCATCCCTTCAATCTCCGTGTTCAATGCCAGTGCATCCTCCAGTTCTCCCTGTAGCACTTTGATGTCGGCCATATTGCCCAATACCCTCTGGATCCCGATCTTATCTTCCTGCTTGCGTGCCAGGGCGAGAGCCTTTCCGTAATTATCCAGGGATTGCTCGATGGCAAATGTGGCGCTGTCTTCATAAAGAGAGACGTCCGTTCGGGTCGTATCTGCGATACGCTGATACTTCATCGCCTGATGGCTATAGATGATCGCCATGTTATTGGCCACGTATCCTATCGCCCGTTCATCTTCGATCTCTTCAGCGATCTCCAATGCTCGTTGGTTGTATTCGATGGCCTTTTGAGGCCGTGAAGTGATTTGAAAGACGGCCGCAATGTTGATGTAAGGTTTGACGGCATTCTCAAGGTCCTCCATTTCTTCCCAGGTCTCCAAGGCCTGTAGAT from the Flavobacteriales bacterium genome contains:
- a CDS encoding tetratricopeptide repeat protein codes for the protein MRKTIALLLFLFIMLQVGSQAFSKDENSKVYQRLMQIEDPDEEQIDSMIQWSIVYSYLDKDSCLAIGSKAVDAAQDSKSDLLLGKALIELGDSYRLFDDLVIAEDLLMQGKEIFQRLDDPHHLALTQNKLGALMKNKGDNQMAIRYYLQALETWEEMEDLENAVKPYINIAAVFQITSRPQKAIEYNQRALEIAEEIEDERAIGYVANNMAIIYSHQAMKYQRIADTTRTDVSLYEDSATFAIEQSLDNYGKALALARKQEDKIGIQRVLGNMADIKVLQGELEDALALNTEIEGMIDEVGATLQDIRQKTRQARIYRLMGDHRKTIEYGEQALEAARSQELERDMAEAHKELHLSYKEIGRIEDALTSLEAFKAYTDKNGAVERNKAIAEVESRYQNVQKQKQILEQQNDILALESEKAQVEKQRNIMLGGGLFLGLLAFFGFQLHRIRKQRNDKIAFAEALIFAQEEERKRIARDLHDGVGQSLLLIKKQIQTTKDSTEENQKLISETLEEVRSISRDLHPFQLQKFGLTAAIEGMIDKVSSSTELFISKELTPIDELFSDKEEIHIFRAIQEALNNVVKHAGASAAKVSITRAVDRVDIQIQDNGVGFDVDLKKGVSKSLGLKTMSERILAIGGSLTIQKNSPKGTKVNIRIPIQT